Sequence from the Phragmites australis chromosome 11, lpPhrAust1.1, whole genome shotgun sequence genome:
attggcagaTGGACCACCACCTACTGCTTAGACGTGCAAGGCTTTCCCCTCGTCCTTTGGAAGATACTGATGAGGTTTGAGTATACTCAATGTCCGGAGTATCGTGGATGAGAGTACCGAGAgaatggcaccaacaaatatgAAATCCATGTGCTTGTGTTCGAGACACCTGAGTATACAGATTGGCAGTCGTGGAGTACTGTCACCTACGGAGTTGAGTATAGCGACACCTATTAGGCAGCAGCCCGTAAGGCCCTCCTTTACTTTTGCCGGAGGAATGAGAAGGATATTGGACATACCCCAGTGAAGTTCTTCCCAGTCAGTGATCACACACGCCCAGTGTGACGTAGCATGATGAGAAGGTTGGAAGATCTAGGTCAAAGGGAGGATGACCCTACATTGGTCGCCACAGTGAAGTACCTCCTTGCACTGGATTAGCTGTATAAGACTCATCGCTTTGAGTGGAAGGCATGCGTCCAGAGGGCTGAAAATTCTGAAACTCAAGAGAGAGCTCTGAGGATGCAGCTACAATAGGTTTGAGAGCAGGCAGCAGCTACAGAAAAACGTGCTGAGGAGACTACCAAAGCATTAATAGAGACATCTGAGTATTATATCGGACTACCAAGGCATTAATACAGACCTCTGAGTATTATATCAaggacctcaacaaagcctactTGTCTTGCCACAGAACTCACGGAAGATCCCACCGTAAGCTCATTGCAAGGAACAATACCTTTTACCTACCCCCAATTGACAGCGTCAGACGCTAGGAGTTACCCGGAGTCCCCCTCCTCCCTCTAGTAGTAGCCAATGCGATTGCATCAGGCAGAGTTTTACTAGCACCAGTTATAGTGCCACCGCTACCTCCACCAGTTCCCGGAGCGGAGCAGGATGACCAGATGTATGAAGATAAtttcgaagaagaagaagactccATCGAGCGCGAGTTTGtgcatgatgatgattttgaaggCAATAAGGAGTCCGTTGGAGATAACATCATTgacctggatggtgatgagGCGAACATGGCTAGAGCTTTTGAGCGGATGCAGGACCTGGAATTAGCCAACCATGATGACATCGACCTCGTCGTAGAATGGCATGCAAACCACCCCTAAAGGCAGTCTCACCACTATCAGCAGTAACATCATGACTCAGGAGCATCAACGAGTCCAATGCATTGTCAGTCTACTGTGTGCTAGTTGTTCCAGTAGTATGTATTGTGTTGTAGTATCATGTATCGTGTCGTAGTAACGCAACCCTTATCTATAGCAGTTCAGTGTCACTTGGAGTCCTTAGCTCCAATGCCTTTGTGTGTATTGAACCTTGTATGATGTAATGTTATATGCTTGATGTTTGTGTGCTATAATCAACCTAAGTGTTCTTAGAAGAAATCAAGTAACCTAATGCTTAGCTATCCCCTCTAAAGCCTTACCCTTCCTCTAGGAGCCGGCCCGCGAGGTGGCAGCGGTGGAGGACATGCCGGGAGGAAAAGGGGAGTCCTTCTGGACTCGAGTTTCGCCGACAGTGGGACGCTCGGGAGCCAACCCGtgaggtggtggcggtggaggaCACAGTGGGAGGAAGGGTGTTAGGACGCGCGACAGTTCGGCGGGTTTTAGCGACAAACACGAGGCGATGTTGTCCCGGCTACGGCTGTTGAGAGGTGAAATGGAGGCCTGCCGATGGGAggaaggatggaaggggagaGCGAGATCTCTAGGGCATGTGAATCATGGACGAAAAGGGAGGAGCGGAACTTGAGGATTTGTTTGCAGATACCAAACATGCACACGGAAATTCCGGGAGCGGAACACAAGAGCAGAAGAACGCTCTATGTCTTTTTAAATAGTAGAGGTATCATTATTACTGCATAGATAGCCTATAGATAGCTTGACAATACGTACAAACTAGTGGTGTGAGAACGTGGGATCGGACCGATCGAATGACAGAACGCATAGTAGCGCATCTCAACCTCCTCAGGCCCGTTTCGATCGACACAGATCAAACGGCCGATACAACAACAAATGACATGCATGTACCCAAAGAATGAGAAAATCTCTATACGCATGTCCTCTTGGGATGCTGCTTTACATGTATGCATTTGTATTGTATTGTATACACAATTTCTACAAAGCACCAACTCTCTCGAgtaataatgaaaaaaatggaTAGCAGCACGAATCAGTTACTGTACTGTACATACATCTGGCAAACATGGACGGGCATTCTTAGCTGGGAATTAAACACATGTACGATTACCATGACCCGTCTTCTTGGCTactcgccttcctcctcttatCCTCACCAGTGCCATCCCGCAATTTGCAATCACTTCTTAGTGCTCTTACCCATGAGTCAACCAGAAACATCCATGACGAGATTCAATGCAACTTATCAGTGTATACCAAGTCCCAATGGTAACGCATAACTTCCATACAATCATTTCTGTACCACAACAGAATAACACGATCGTATATACTACTCCAATCAGGAGAAAGAACAGCAGAAGAGACTTCACCTGTATTTCGGAGGTACTGGAGCGTTCAAACTTCAAGCCTTGATGGGTCAACAGGTAAAATGCATATCTTGTCTTTTCATCTTCTGtcacaaaatttggaagttgtcCTACTTCAACAATATCACATAACAATGTAGATTCTTGCGGACTTCAGCCCCGTTATcagctccagcagcagcaccccgaagctgtacacgtcgctCTTCTCGTCCACCTTCAGCGTGTACGCGTACTCtgcatacatatgcatgcaTCCACCATCCGTTAATTCATAAGCATTCATGGTGTTACATATGCTAGCTGGTGACTAAATTTGGAGCAAATTACAGTTAGCTGCTTTGTGAATCCAAAACATGCACTCCTTTGTACGTACGCAGTAATTAAATTTAGAAGATCGTAAAGAAACTTTGTTCAACAAAGTAAAGGGATCCATTCCATGGTAAAGAAAGATCAGAGATAAGGCAAGGCCAGGGAAAAAGCCTTATATACCATTCTTTTGATCGATCAGTTGTTCCATCCATGTGCATCATTCTTTTTAGAATTCAAAAGCAAACTGACAAAGCTACGTCACAGCAACGCATCTGAAGCTTGAAGGGCAGTAGTGCGTATATCGCAAAGCATAGACCAGCACAATGCAAGCTGATGCCTTTTGATCTGATGCATGCCATTGCAGGCCATCAAGTAATTTAACCATGCACCAGCTCCCGTACTTATTTCATCAACAAAGTGATTCAGTTGCAGACTCTCTCAAAGACATCGGTTGTTTTCATCAGTGTATGTGtatctatatatctatatatatatatatataaaaggcaAAGGACGTGGTGTCTTTGATTATTCATATATATGCTACAGCAGCTAGCTATTACCCAGCAAAGTGACTGGAATCATGCATGATTAGTCTGGTCAAAAAGGCAGGTTAGTCCCAAGCCAGTGAGCAGATCAAGGGCAAGTACGCAGCTATATAGGGAAAGGAAATACATTACTACTCATGCAGTCCTGTCGCGTCCTGTGTCGATAAACAAACAAAAGAGAATGCATCTGCAGAATATGTGCATGCCTAATACTCCTATGTAATATAAGCAGGAGGCAGTGAGCAAAAGCAAAAGAGGAGATGAAGATAGATAGATTTGCTGTTGCTGGGGCATGCAAGCGAAGCTCTTCCTTTGAGGAGTCAAGTCATCATCAGAACCAGAGGGTTGCCATGCCCTCCTCTGCTTTTGCAGCTGCTGCCTGCTAGGCTCACTGTATATCCATCCTTCCAATCCACATATGCTACTGTACTTATACCTCTGACCCTGCAGCCTGCTCTCGAGACTGAACGAGCTGCATGCAAATGTACTCGATCCATCATCCACTGTTTCTGTTTGTTCCACAAGGAATGCAGAGCTGCTCTGGAGGATTGCTAACTGCAAAGCGTGCAGACTAGTACTCCTTTTTTGAAACGAAGCAGACTAATACTCCTAGTTTCCTACTAATAAGGATTTGCAGACTAATACTCCTAGTCTCCTACTAATAAGGATGCATGTGCAGATGGAGTGCTCTGACTAATAGGcagagcatgcatgcagcagcaCATATAGAATAAtagaacatgcatgcatgcatcgatcGATCCCAGATAAGATTATATTCAGGCCAGCATTCGATGCGATCGATCATCGAGGAATTAATCAAAACAAACACATCTAATTAACTTGAATTAACATCGACTGTGATTACCTACCTGGTGCGATGTAGCCGTAGGAGACGGTGATGGCGGGCATGCACTCGGATGCGCCATTGCCGCGGAGGAACTTGGCCAGCCCGAAGTCGGCGACGTGGGCCTCCATGCGGGCGTCGAGGAGGATGTTGTTGGACTTGACGTCGCGGTGCAGGATCGGCGGCGAGCAGTCGTGGTGAAGGTAGCACAGCCCCTTGGCCGCCTCCGTCGCCACGCGCAGACGCATCGCCCACGTCAGGTGCTCTTTGTTGTCGCCGTGGCCGTGCAGCATCTCCCCCAGGCTCCCCTTCACCATGTACTCGTACACCAGCAGCTTCGCCTCCTCGCTCGAGCAGAAGGCCAGCAGCCGCACGATGTGCCGGTGCCGGATCCTCCCCAGCGTCTCCACCTCCGCCTGGAACCCCCCGTCCCCGACCGCCACGCACTCGCCGCCGGGCATCGTCCCGCGGTACACCACCCCGGCACCGCCGCGCCCCACCACGCAGTTCTCCTTCACGCACCGGACCACGTCCTCCCACCCGAACGACACCTTCTGGAACGCCGTCATCCGCCACCGGCACGACGATGACCGCCGCCGGTGCAGCATCGCCGACCGCGCCGTCGCCACCGCAGCAGCCACGAACGCCACCGAACACGCAAGGAGGCCCAGCGCCGCAAACAGCTTCAGGCGCCCGGCCAACTAGCTCCCCGAGGAGACCTGCTGCTTCTTTCCCTGCTGTTCCATGATCCCGCCGCCGTCCGGCCACATAAAATTAATACTATTGTTACACGGCCAAGTTATTAACCCGCACAGCCGCGGGTTGCCGGCGAACGACGACGCGTTGAGGTAGGTGAACTGCCCGTTCTCCGGCACGCGCCCGGACAAGTCGTTGTGTGAGAAGTCGGCGGCTGTCAGACTCTTCATGCCGCCGAGCTCCCGCGGGATGCTGTCGTTCAGCCTGTTCCACGATACGTTCAGGTAATTAAGTATCTTCATCTGCACCAGCCGCACGGGGATCGCGCCGGAGAGCTGGTTGGCGCTCAGGTCCAGGTACGTCAGCGACGTGCACCCGCCGACCTCGCGGGGCACCGGGCCGGTCAGGTTGTTGCCGCTCAGGTCCAGCTTCAGCAGCCGCTTCAGCAGGCCGATCTGCTGCGGGATCTCGCCGTCGAACTGGTTGCCGCCGAGGAGAAGCGTCTGCAGCGAGGAGAAGTTGCCGATGGACGTGGGGAGCGACCCGTTGAAGCGGTTGCTCGAGAGGTTGAGCAGCGACAGCTTCACGGGGACGCTGACGTTGTCGTCCTCCAATTGGTCCGTGAGGTAGTTGCTCTGCAGCTCCACGGTGGTGAGCGCCGGCAGGTAGAGGAAACCGCGCGGGAGCGGCCCGGTGAGGTAGTTCTGGCCGAGGCGCACCCGCGTCAGCATTGGGCACGCGCCGAGCCCCCTCGGCACCGGCCCGAACAAAAAGTtgtcgaggaggatgaggatctCCAGCTCGCCGCGCGCGCACAGCCAGCTCGGCACCTCCCCCGTCAGCCGGTTGGTAGAGAGGTCCACCTCCCGGAGCGGTGCGACGCGTTCGAGCGCCGCGGGGATGTCCCCGGTGAAGTTGTTCTGCCACAGCTTGAGGACCTGCAGGGACTCGAGCTCGGCCACGAAGTCCGGGATGCCGCCGCGGAAGCGATTGATGAACATGTTGAGCAGCCTGAGCTCCCTGAGCGCGGAAAGCTCGGGGGGGATCTCCCCGGTGAGTGCGTTGTTGGAGACGTCGAGGAACCTGAGGCCGGTGAGGTTGCCGAACGACGGCGGGATAGTGCCGTTGAGCTGGTTGGTCTGGAGGTACAGCGTGTCTAGCCTGGTGAGGTCGCCGAGCGATCGGGGGATCGCCCCCTGCAGGCCGCAGCTGGCGAGGTCGAGGTGGATGAGGTTGGCGAGCCTGCCGAACTCGGCCGGGATGCCGCCGTCGAACTGGTTGAAGTAGCCGAGGAAGAGCTGGCGCAGCGTGGTGAGGTTGCCGAGCTCGGGCGGGATGGCCCCGGCGAGGCTGTTGCCAGCGACGGATAGGAACTCGATGGCTGGGAAGTGGCCGAAGCTCGTCGGAATGCTGCCGGTGAAGAAGTTGCCGCCGAGGTCGAGGTGGCGGAGGTTAGGGAGGCTCGGAAAGGTGTCCGTGAGCGGGCCGGCGAAGTCGTTGTCGTAGAGGTCGAGCACGTGGAGGTTGGCCATCGCGGAGAAGTTGAGGCCAGCCAAGCTG
This genomic interval carries:
- the LOC133884201 gene encoding LOW QUALITY PROTEIN: leucine-rich repeat receptor-like serine/threonine-protein kinase BAM3 (The sequence of the model RefSeq protein was modified relative to this genomic sequence to represent the inferred CDS: substituted 1 base at 1 genomic stop codon) translates to MALLSLRLLLLHLHVTFISALLCFHSVKAAAAILSLTRPAAILVSVKDSFTPPVPPPLHSWSLVNYASLCSSWPGVACAPDNRTVVSLDISTYNISGTLSPAIGDLVDLQFLSVAANSLAAELPSTVVALRNLSHLNLSNNQFNGSLAGLNFSAMANLHVLDLYDNDFAGPLTDTFPSLPNLRHLDLGGNFFTGSIPTSFGHFPAIEFLSVAGNSLAGAIPPELGNLTTLRQLFLGYFNQFDGGIPAEFGRLANLIHLDLASCGLQGAIPRSLGDLTRLDTLYLQTNQLNGTIPPSFGNLTGLRFLDVSNNALTGEIPPELSALRELRLLNMFINRFRGGIPDFVAELESLQVLKLWQNNFTGDIPAALERVAPLREVDLSTNRLTGEVPSWLCARGELEILILLDNFLFGPVPRGLGACPMLTRVRLGQNYLTGPLPRGFLYLPALTTVELQSNYLTDQLEDDNVSVPVKLSLLNLSSNRFNGSLPTSIGNFSSLQTLLLGGNQFDGEIPQQIGLLKRLLKLDLSGNNLTGPVPREVGGCTSLTYLDLSANQLSGAIPVRLVQMKILNYLNVSWNRLNDSIPRELGGMKSLTAADFSHNDLSGRVPENGQFTYLNASSFAGNPRLCGLITWPCNNSINFMWPDGGGIMEQQGKKQQVSSGSXLAGRLKLFAALGLLACSVAFVAAAVATARSAMLHRRRSSSCRWRMTAFQKVSFGWEDVVRCVKENCVVGRGGAGVVYRGTMPGGECVAVGDGGFQAEVETLGRIRHRHIVRLLAFCSSEEAKLLVYEYMVKGSLGEMLHGHGDNKEHLTWAMRLRVATEAAKGLCYLHHDCSPPILHRDVKSNNILLDARMEAHVADFGLAKFLRGNGASECMPAITVSYGYIAPEYAYTLKVDEKSDVYSFGVLLLELITGLKSARIYIVM